One part of the Triplophysa dalaica isolate WHDGS20190420 chromosome 25, ASM1584641v1, whole genome shotgun sequence genome encodes these proteins:
- the LOC130415420 gene encoding repetitive organellar protein-like isoform X1: MENLRAAQKHNEDVIKDLKKEISEQEMMIENHKAAEKHDEDVIKHLKEEITELKKRNTELEMVKQKQITSERRNDVIKDRDKITQLKKRNTELEMAKQKQKTVQRKNEDVIKDLKEEITELKKRNTELENAKQKQKTVQRKNEDVIKDHKEEITELKKRNIEQQQKISNTEDNLRLIQEKHQKDLSRQQKSSSEHSFKFWFLFVGVLFVLSACFIQAYKNIQPREAEKTEVKMKNNELDLDMQRCKAELKLKWMQQFAVDVTLDPDTAHPNVILSDDEKQVRHGDIYHELPDNPKRFDYLVYVLGKEGFSSGRFYYEVQVKGKTDWTLGVIRESVNRKGDITLTPVKGLWTVVLRNENEYQALDDPSVSLSLSVKPQKSNLPNTAYISDGLRDHNREISTMESSSTSRETGSCSKEQPRTTLKAVKLSLVCQSSYSKPHLESHLRESELQKHKLIDPVKNLQDSKCQNHDRPLMLFCRDDQTCVCFICTLTDHKNHNIVPLREFKLQEIMENRKIAQKHNEDVIKDLKKAISEQEMMIEKQKATEKQDEDVIKHLKKEITELKKRNTELEMMEERQKATEKQDEDVIKDLKDEITELKKRNTELEMVKQKQITANRQNEDVIKDLKEEITELERRNTELEMVKQKQKTANRQNEDVIKDLKEEITELEKRNTELEMVKQKHITANRQNEDVIKDLKEEITELKKRNTELEMVKQKQKTENRQNEDVINDLKEEITELKKRNIELEMMKQKQTTEERLYEEVIKHLKEEITELKKRNTELKKRNTELEMVKQKQITAQRQNEDVIKDLKEETTELKKRNTEQQQKISNTEDDLRLIQEEHQKDLTRQQKSSSERSFKFWFLVVGVLFVLSAGFIQIHNHTQCPEAESLQSSNTQITELKQRNNELNLDIQRCKAESLQSSNTQITELKQRNNELNLDIQRCKAETLERLEATKTEISELKKRHNELNLVMQRREAEITELKKKNNELESQLKFCKAGPSENFSMMPLLIVAVLVWYIVSKCGTPGTSESLQSSKTESANLERINELETQLERCKAELKEKKTLWGLF; the protein is encoded by the exons ATGGAGAACCTAAGAGCAGCGCAGAAACACAATGAAGATGTCATTAAAGATCTGAAGAAGGAAATCTCTGAGCAGGAGATGATGATAGAGAATCATAAAGCAGCAGAGAAACATGATGAAGATGTCATTAAACATCTGAAGGAGGAGATcactgagctgaagaagagaaacactgagctgGAGATGGTGAAACAGAAGCAGATAACTTCAGAGAGACGGAATGATGTTATTAAAGATCGAGATAAGATCACTcagctgaagaagagaaacactgagctgGAAATGGCGAAACAGAAGCAGAAAACAGTACAGAGAAAGAATGAAGATGTTATTAAAGATCTGAAGGAGGAGATcactgagctgaagaagagaaacactgagctgGAGAATGCGAAACAGAAGCAGAAAACAGTACAGAGAAAGAATGAAGATGTTATTAAAGATCATAAGGAGGAGATcactgagctgaagaagagaaacattgaGCAGCAGCAGAAGATCTCAAACACTGAAGATAATCTCCGCCTCATACAG GAAAAACATCAGAAAGACTTGAGTCGTCAGCAGAAGTCTTCATCTGAGCATTCTTTTAAGTTCTGGTTCCTGTTTGTGGGAGTCCTGTTTGTGttgtctgcttgttttattcaggcttacaaaaacatacaaccCCGTGAAGCTG AAAAAACTGAAGTGAAGATGAAAAACAATGAGCTGGACTTAGATATGCAACGCTGTAAAGCTG AATTGAAGTTGAAGTGGATGCAGCAGTTTGCAG TGGATGTGACTCTGGATCCTGATACAGCTCATCCTAATGTCATTCTGTCTGATGATGAGAAACAAGTGAGACATGGAGACATTTATCATGAACTCCCAGACAACCCAAAAAGGTTTGATTATCTGGTATATGTCCTTGGAAAGGAGGGATTCTCATCAGGGAGATTTTATTATGAGGTTCAGGTGAAGGGAAAGACTGACTGGACTTTAGGAGTGATCAGAGAATCTGTTAACAGGAAGGGAGATATCACACTGACACCAGTGAAGGGACTCTGGACTGTGGTGTTGAGGAATGAGAATGAATATCAAGCTCTTGATGATCCCTCAGTGTCTCTGTCTCTGAGTGTAAAGCCACAGAag agtaacttacccaacactgcctACATCTCAGATGGCCTAAGG gaCCACAACAGGGAAATATCAACGATGGAATCTTCATCAACAAGTAGAGAAACTGGAAGTTGTAGTAAAGAACAACCTCGAA CAACGCTGAAGGCTGTGAAGTTAAGTCTGGTGTGTCAGAGCTCTTACTCTAAACCTCACCTGGAGTCTCATTTGAGAGAGTCAGAATTGCAGAAGCACAAACTGATTGATCCTGTGAAGAATCTGCAGGACAGTAAATGTCAGAATCACGACAGGCCTCTGATGCTCTTCTGTAGAGATGAtcagacatgtgtgtgtttcatctgCACCTTGACAGATCACAAGAACCACAAcattgttcctttaagagag TTTAAACTTCAGGAGATAATGGAGAACAGAAAAATAGCGCAGAAACACAATGAAGATGTCATTAAAGATCTGAAGAAGGCAATCTCTGAGCAGGAGATGATGATAGAGAAGCAGAAAGCAACAGAGAAACAGGATGAAGATGTCATTAAACATCTGAAGAAGGAGATcactgagctgaagaagagaaatACTGAGCTGGAGATGATGGAGGAGAGGCAGAAAGCAACAGAGAAACAGGATGAAGATGTCATTAAAGATCTGAAGGATGagatcactgaactgaagaagagaaacactgagctgGAGATGGTGAAACAGAAGCAGATAACAGCAAATAGACAGAATGAAGATGTTATTAAAGATCTGAAGGAGGAGATCACTGAACTGGAGAGGAGAAACACTGAGCTAGAGATGGTGAAACAGAAGCAGAAAACGGCAAATAGACAGAATGAAGATGTCATTAAAGATCTGAAGGAGGAGATCACTGAACTggagaagagaaacactgagctgGAGATGGTGAAACAGAAACATATAACAGCAAATAGGCAGAATGAAGATGTTATTAAAGATCTGAAGGAGGagatcactgaactgaagaagagaaacactgagctgGAGATGGTGAAACAGAAGCAGAAAACGGAAAATAGACAGAATGAAGATGTCATTAATGATCTGAAGGAGGagatcactgaactgaagaagagaaacattgaGCTGGAGATGATGAAACAGAAGCAGACAACAGAAGAGAGACTGTATGAAGAAGTCATTAAACATCTGAAGGAGGagatcactgaactgaagaagagaaacactgagctgaagaagagaaacactgagctgGAGATGGTGAAACAGAAGCAGATAACAGCACAGAGACAGAATGAAGATGTTATTAAAGATCTGAAGGAGGAGACcactgaactgaagaagagaaatACTGAACAGCAGCAGAAGATCTCAAACACTGAAGATGATCTCCGCCTCATACAG gaagaaCATCAGAAAGACTTGACTCGTCAGCAGAAGTCTTCATCTGAGCGTTCTTTTAAATTCTGGTTCCTGGTTGTGGGAGTCCTGTTTGTGTTGTCTGCTGGTTTTATTCAGattcacaatcacacacaatgTCCTGAAGCTG aaagtcttcagtcatcaaacacacaaatcactGAACTGAAGCAGAGAAACAATGAGCTGAATTTAGACATACAACGCTGTAAAGCTG aaagtcttcagtcatcaaacacacaaatcactGAACTGAAGCAGAGAAACAATGAGCTGAACTTAGACATACAACGCTGTAAAGCTG AAACATTAGAAAGACTTGAGGCAACAAAAACGGAAATCAGTGAATTGAAGAAGAGACACAATGAGCTGAACTTAGTAATGCAACGCCGTGAAGCTG AAATCACTGaactgaagaagaaaaacaatgagCTGGAATCACAATTGAAATTCTGTAAAGCTG gaCCTTCAGAGAATTTCTCCATGATGCCTCTCCTGATTGTGGCGGTACTTGTCTGGTATATAGTTTCTAAGTGTGGTACTCCGG GAACATCAGAAAGTCTTCAGTCATCAAAAACAGAAAGCGCTAATTTGGAGAGAATCAATGAGCTGGAAACACAATTGGAACGCTGTAAAGCTG AATTGAAGGAGAAGAAGACACTGTGGGGTCTGTTTTAA
- the LOC130415421 gene encoding nuclear factor 7, ovary-like, whose amino-acid sequence MSSSSDPMTEELLCSICLDVFNDPVSTPCGHNFCKTCLNECWVQRTNCICPLCKDTFKQRPDLKINTTLRDVVDHFKKKSHEEQPESEVVCDICTEGKLKAVKSCLVCQISYCKTHLESHLRVSGLQKHKLIDPVKNLQDYICQKHDRPLELFCRDDKTCVCLFCTEGDHKNHNTVPLEEIQLSNIQTDVQQMIQVRIKKIQDIKHSAELKRRNTEKEKAASVAVFSDLMRSIERYQSELLEMMEEKQKAAEKHDENVIKDLEQEITELKKRNIELEQISHTEHHLQLIQTHSSMCRHYNTVNWTEVNMKSLVSVETIRTELQEKLSEAVLKWMQQYAVDVTLDPDTAHPQLILSDDEKQVRDGDIRHKLPDNPKRFDRCVIVLGKEGFSSGRFYYEVQVKGKSEWDLGVARESVNRKGDITLTPVNGFWTVVLRNENKYKACADPSVSLSLRVKPQKVGVFVDYEEGLVSFYDVENRSHIYSYTDQSFTEKLYPYISPYLNDEGKNSEPLIITPVN is encoded by the exons atGTCATCCTCCAGTGATCCAATGACTGAAGAACTTCTGTGTTCAAtctgtctggatgtgttcaatGATCCAGTCAGCACTCCATGTGGACACAACTTCTGCAAAACGTGTCTGAATGAGTGTTGGGTCCAAAGAACAAATTGCATCTGTCCATTATGTAAAGATACATTCAAGCAGAGACCTGATCTCAAGATTAATACAACACTCAGAGACGTTGTAGATCACTTTAAGAAGAAATCTCATGAAGAACAACCTGAATCTGAAGTTGTGTGTGACATCTGTACTGAAGGAAAGCTGAAGGCTGTGAAGTCGTGTCTGGTGTGTCAGATCTCTTACTGTAAAACTCACCTGGAGTCTCATTTGAGAGTGTCAGgattacagaaacacaaactgattGATCCTGTGAAGAATCTGCAGGATTATATATGTCAGAAACATGACAGACCTCTGGAGCTCTTCTGTAGAGATGATaagacatgtgtgtgtctgttctgcACTGAAGGAGATCACAAGAATCACAACACTGTTCCTTTAGAAGAG ATTCAGCTGTCGAATATACAGACAGACGTACAGCAGATGATTCAAGTCAGAATCAAGAAGATTCAAGATATCAAACATTCAGCAGAACTCAAAAGA agaaacacagagaaggaGAAAGCAGCCAGTGTGGCGGTCTTCAGTGATCTCATGCGCTCCATTGAGAGATATCAGTCAGAACTGCTGGAGATGATGGAGGAGAAGCAGAAAGCAGCAGAGAAACATgatgaaaatgtcattaaagatctggagcaggagatcactgaactgaagaagagaaacattgaGCTGGAGCAGATCTCACACACTGAACATCATCTACAACTCATACAG ACTCACTCATCCATGTGCAGACATTATAATACAGTAAACTGGACTGAGGTCAATATGAAGAGTCTTGTGAGTGTGGAGACGATTAGGACTGAACTACAGGAGAAACTCAGTGAAGCTG TGTTGAAGTGGATGCAGCAGTATGCAG TGGATGTGACTCTGGATCCTGATACAGCTCATCCTCAACTCATACTGTCTGATGATGAGAAACAAGTGAGAGATGGAGACATTAGACATAAACTCCCAGACAACCCAAAGAGATTTGATAGATGTGTAATTGTTCTGGGAAAGGAGGGATTCTCATCAGGGAGATTTTATTATGAGGTTCAGGTGAAGGGAAAGAGTGAATGGGATTTAGGAGTGGCCAGAGAATCTGTTAACAGGAAGGGAGATATCACACTGACACCAGTGAATGGATTCTGGACTGTGGTGTTGAGGAATGAGAATAAATATAAAGCTTGTGCTGatccctctgtctctctgtctctgagaGTAAAGCCACAGAaggtgggtgtgtttgtggattatgAGGAGGGTTTGGTTTCCTTTTATGATGTGGAGAACAGATCTCATATCTACTCTTACACTGATCAATCTTTCACTGAGAAACTCTATCCATATATTAGCCCTTATTTGAATGATGAAGGTAAAAACTCAGAGCCATTGATCATCACACCTGTCAATTAA
- the LOC130415420 gene encoding repetitive organellar protein-like isoform X4, whose amino-acid sequence MENLRAAQKHNEDVIKDLKKEISEQEMMIENHKAAEKHDEDVIKHLKEEITELKKRNTELEMVKQKQITSERRNDVIKDRDKITQLKKRNTELEMAKQKQKTVQRKNEDVIKDLKEEITELKKRNTELENAKQKQKTVQRKNEDVIKDHKEEITELKKRNIEQQQKISNTEDNLRLIQEKHQKDLSRQQKSSSEHSFKFWFLFVGVLFVLSACFIQAYKNIQPREAEKTEVKMKNNELDLDMQRCKAELKLKWMQQFAVDVTLDPDTAHPNVILSDDEKQVRHGDIYHELPDNPKRKGDITLTPVKGLWTVVLRNENEYQALDDPSVSLSLSVKPQKSNLPNTAYISDGLRDHNREISTMESSSTSRETGSCSKEQPRTTLKAVKLSLVCQSSYSKPHLESHLRESELQKHKLIDPVKNLQDSKCQNHDRPLMLFCRDDQTCVCFICTLTDHKNHNIVPLREFKLQEIMENRKIAQKHNEDVIKDLKKAISEQEMMIEKQKATEKQDEDVIKHLKKEITELKKRNTELEMMEERQKATEKQDEDVIKDLKDEITELKKRNTELEMVKQKQITANRQNEDVIKDLKEEITELERRNTELEMVKQKQKTANRQNEDVIKDLKEEITELEKRNTELEMVKQKHITANRQNEDVIKDLKEEITELKKRNTELEMVKQKQKTENRQNEDVINDLKEEITELKKRNIELEMMKQKQTTEERLYEEVIKHLKEEITELKKRNTELKKRNTELEMVKQKQITAQRQNEDVIKDLKEETTELKKRNTEQQQKISNTEDDLRLIQEEHQKDLTRQQKSSSERSFKFWFLVVGVLFVLSAGFIQIHNHTQCPEAESLQSSNTQITELKQRNNELNLDIQRCKAESLQSSNTQITELKQRNNELNLDIQRCKAETLERLEATKTEISELKKRHNELNLVMQRREAEITELKKKNNELESQLKFCKAGPSENFSMMPLLIVAVLVWYIVSKCGTPGTSESLQSSKTESANLERINELETQLERCKAELKEKKTLWGLF is encoded by the exons ATGGAGAACCTAAGAGCAGCGCAGAAACACAATGAAGATGTCATTAAAGATCTGAAGAAGGAAATCTCTGAGCAGGAGATGATGATAGAGAATCATAAAGCAGCAGAGAAACATGATGAAGATGTCATTAAACATCTGAAGGAGGAGATcactgagctgaagaagagaaacactgagctgGAGATGGTGAAACAGAAGCAGATAACTTCAGAGAGACGGAATGATGTTATTAAAGATCGAGATAAGATCACTcagctgaagaagagaaacactgagctgGAAATGGCGAAACAGAAGCAGAAAACAGTACAGAGAAAGAATGAAGATGTTATTAAAGATCTGAAGGAGGAGATcactgagctgaagaagagaaacactgagctgGAGAATGCGAAACAGAAGCAGAAAACAGTACAGAGAAAGAATGAAGATGTTATTAAAGATCATAAGGAGGAGATcactgagctgaagaagagaaacattgaGCAGCAGCAGAAGATCTCAAACACTGAAGATAATCTCCGCCTCATACAG GAAAAACATCAGAAAGACTTGAGTCGTCAGCAGAAGTCTTCATCTGAGCATTCTTTTAAGTTCTGGTTCCTGTTTGTGGGAGTCCTGTTTGTGttgtctgcttgttttattcaggcttacaaaaacatacaaccCCGTGAAGCTG AAAAAACTGAAGTGAAGATGAAAAACAATGAGCTGGACTTAGATATGCAACGCTGTAAAGCTG AATTGAAGTTGAAGTGGATGCAGCAGTTTGCAG TGGATGTGACTCTGGATCCTGATACAGCTCATCCTAATGTCATTCTGTCTGATGATGAGAAACAAGTGAGACATGGAGACATTTATCATGAACTCCCAGACAACCCAAAAAG GAAGGGAGATATCACACTGACACCAGTGAAGGGACTCTGGACTGTGGTGTTGAGGAATGAGAATGAATATCAAGCTCTTGATGATCCCTCAGTGTCTCTGTCTCTGAGTGTAAAGCCACAGAag agtaacttacccaacactgcctACATCTCAGATGGCCTAAGG gaCCACAACAGGGAAATATCAACGATGGAATCTTCATCAACAAGTAGAGAAACTGGAAGTTGTAGTAAAGAACAACCTCGAA CAACGCTGAAGGCTGTGAAGTTAAGTCTGGTGTGTCAGAGCTCTTACTCTAAACCTCACCTGGAGTCTCATTTGAGAGAGTCAGAATTGCAGAAGCACAAACTGATTGATCCTGTGAAGAATCTGCAGGACAGTAAATGTCAGAATCACGACAGGCCTCTGATGCTCTTCTGTAGAGATGAtcagacatgtgtgtgtttcatctgCACCTTGACAGATCACAAGAACCACAAcattgttcctttaagagag TTTAAACTTCAGGAGATAATGGAGAACAGAAAAATAGCGCAGAAACACAATGAAGATGTCATTAAAGATCTGAAGAAGGCAATCTCTGAGCAGGAGATGATGATAGAGAAGCAGAAAGCAACAGAGAAACAGGATGAAGATGTCATTAAACATCTGAAGAAGGAGATcactgagctgaagaagagaaatACTGAGCTGGAGATGATGGAGGAGAGGCAGAAAGCAACAGAGAAACAGGATGAAGATGTCATTAAAGATCTGAAGGATGagatcactgaactgaagaagagaaacactgagctgGAGATGGTGAAACAGAAGCAGATAACAGCAAATAGACAGAATGAAGATGTTATTAAAGATCTGAAGGAGGAGATCACTGAACTGGAGAGGAGAAACACTGAGCTAGAGATGGTGAAACAGAAGCAGAAAACGGCAAATAGACAGAATGAAGATGTCATTAAAGATCTGAAGGAGGAGATCACTGAACTggagaagagaaacactgagctgGAGATGGTGAAACAGAAACATATAACAGCAAATAGGCAGAATGAAGATGTTATTAAAGATCTGAAGGAGGagatcactgaactgaagaagagaaacactgagctgGAGATGGTGAAACAGAAGCAGAAAACGGAAAATAGACAGAATGAAGATGTCATTAATGATCTGAAGGAGGagatcactgaactgaagaagagaaacattgaGCTGGAGATGATGAAACAGAAGCAGACAACAGAAGAGAGACTGTATGAAGAAGTCATTAAACATCTGAAGGAGGagatcactgaactgaagaagagaaacactgagctgaagaagagaaacactgagctgGAGATGGTGAAACAGAAGCAGATAACAGCACAGAGACAGAATGAAGATGTTATTAAAGATCTGAAGGAGGAGACcactgaactgaagaagagaaatACTGAACAGCAGCAGAAGATCTCAAACACTGAAGATGATCTCCGCCTCATACAG gaagaaCATCAGAAAGACTTGACTCGTCAGCAGAAGTCTTCATCTGAGCGTTCTTTTAAATTCTGGTTCCTGGTTGTGGGAGTCCTGTTTGTGTTGTCTGCTGGTTTTATTCAGattcacaatcacacacaatgTCCTGAAGCTG aaagtcttcagtcatcaaacacacaaatcactGAACTGAAGCAGAGAAACAATGAGCTGAATTTAGACATACAACGCTGTAAAGCTG aaagtcttcagtcatcaaacacacaaatcactGAACTGAAGCAGAGAAACAATGAGCTGAACTTAGACATACAACGCTGTAAAGCTG AAACATTAGAAAGACTTGAGGCAACAAAAACGGAAATCAGTGAATTGAAGAAGAGACACAATGAGCTGAACTTAGTAATGCAACGCCGTGAAGCTG AAATCACTGaactgaagaagaaaaacaatgagCTGGAATCACAATTGAAATTCTGTAAAGCTG gaCCTTCAGAGAATTTCTCCATGATGCCTCTCCTGATTGTGGCGGTACTTGTCTGGTATATAGTTTCTAAGTGTGGTACTCCGG GAACATCAGAAAGTCTTCAGTCATCAAAAACAGAAAGCGCTAATTTGGAGAGAATCAATGAGCTGGAAACACAATTGGAACGCTGTAAAGCTG AATTGAAGGAGAAGAAGACACTGTGGGGTCTGTTTTAA
- the LOC130415420 gene encoding repetitive organellar protein-like isoform X2, whose amino-acid sequence MENLRAAQKHNEDVIKDLKKEISEQEMMIENHKAAEKHDEDVIKHLKEEITELKKRNTELEMVKQKQITSERRNDVIKDRDKITQLKKRNTELEMAKQKQKTVQRKNEDVIKDLKEEITELKKRNTELENAKQKQKTVQRKNEDVIKDHKEEITELKKRNIEQQQKISNTEDNLRLIQEKHQKDLSRQQKSSSEHSFKFWFLFVGVLFVLSACFIQAYKNIQPREAEKTEVKMKNNELDLDMQRCKAELKLKWMQQFAVDVTLDPDTAHPNVILSDDEKQVRHGDIYHELPDNPKRFDYLVYVLGKEGFSSGRFYYEVQVKGKTDWTLGVIRESVNRKGDITLTPVKGLWTVVLRNENEYQALDDPSVSLSLSVKPQKDHNREISTMESSSTSRETGSCSKEQPRTTLKAVKLSLVCQSSYSKPHLESHLRESELQKHKLIDPVKNLQDSKCQNHDRPLMLFCRDDQTCVCFICTLTDHKNHNIVPLREFKLQEIMENRKIAQKHNEDVIKDLKKAISEQEMMIEKQKATEKQDEDVIKHLKKEITELKKRNTELEMMEERQKATEKQDEDVIKDLKDEITELKKRNTELEMVKQKQITANRQNEDVIKDLKEEITELERRNTELEMVKQKQKTANRQNEDVIKDLKEEITELEKRNTELEMVKQKHITANRQNEDVIKDLKEEITELKKRNTELEMVKQKQKTENRQNEDVINDLKEEITELKKRNIELEMMKQKQTTEERLYEEVIKHLKEEITELKKRNTELKKRNTELEMVKQKQITAQRQNEDVIKDLKEETTELKKRNTEQQQKISNTEDDLRLIQEEHQKDLTRQQKSSSERSFKFWFLVVGVLFVLSAGFIQIHNHTQCPEAESLQSSNTQITELKQRNNELNLDIQRCKAESLQSSNTQITELKQRNNELNLDIQRCKAETLERLEATKTEISELKKRHNELNLVMQRREAEITELKKKNNELESQLKFCKAGPSENFSMMPLLIVAVLVWYIVSKCGTPGTSESLQSSKTESANLERINELETQLERCKAELKEKKTLWGLF is encoded by the exons ATGGAGAACCTAAGAGCAGCGCAGAAACACAATGAAGATGTCATTAAAGATCTGAAGAAGGAAATCTCTGAGCAGGAGATGATGATAGAGAATCATAAAGCAGCAGAGAAACATGATGAAGATGTCATTAAACATCTGAAGGAGGAGATcactgagctgaagaagagaaacactgagctgGAGATGGTGAAACAGAAGCAGATAACTTCAGAGAGACGGAATGATGTTATTAAAGATCGAGATAAGATCACTcagctgaagaagagaaacactgagctgGAAATGGCGAAACAGAAGCAGAAAACAGTACAGAGAAAGAATGAAGATGTTATTAAAGATCTGAAGGAGGAGATcactgagctgaagaagagaaacactgagctgGAGAATGCGAAACAGAAGCAGAAAACAGTACAGAGAAAGAATGAAGATGTTATTAAAGATCATAAGGAGGAGATcactgagctgaagaagagaaacattgaGCAGCAGCAGAAGATCTCAAACACTGAAGATAATCTCCGCCTCATACAG GAAAAACATCAGAAAGACTTGAGTCGTCAGCAGAAGTCTTCATCTGAGCATTCTTTTAAGTTCTGGTTCCTGTTTGTGGGAGTCCTGTTTGTGttgtctgcttgttttattcaggcttacaaaaacatacaaccCCGTGAAGCTG AAAAAACTGAAGTGAAGATGAAAAACAATGAGCTGGACTTAGATATGCAACGCTGTAAAGCTG AATTGAAGTTGAAGTGGATGCAGCAGTTTGCAG TGGATGTGACTCTGGATCCTGATACAGCTCATCCTAATGTCATTCTGTCTGATGATGAGAAACAAGTGAGACATGGAGACATTTATCATGAACTCCCAGACAACCCAAAAAGGTTTGATTATCTGGTATATGTCCTTGGAAAGGAGGGATTCTCATCAGGGAGATTTTATTATGAGGTTCAGGTGAAGGGAAAGACTGACTGGACTTTAGGAGTGATCAGAGAATCTGTTAACAGGAAGGGAGATATCACACTGACACCAGTGAAGGGACTCTGGACTGTGGTGTTGAGGAATGAGAATGAATATCAAGCTCTTGATGATCCCTCAGTGTCTCTGTCTCTGAGTGTAAAGCCACAGAag gaCCACAACAGGGAAATATCAACGATGGAATCTTCATCAACAAGTAGAGAAACTGGAAGTTGTAGTAAAGAACAACCTCGAA CAACGCTGAAGGCTGTGAAGTTAAGTCTGGTGTGTCAGAGCTCTTACTCTAAACCTCACCTGGAGTCTCATTTGAGAGAGTCAGAATTGCAGAAGCACAAACTGATTGATCCTGTGAAGAATCTGCAGGACAGTAAATGTCAGAATCACGACAGGCCTCTGATGCTCTTCTGTAGAGATGAtcagacatgtgtgtgtttcatctgCACCTTGACAGATCACAAGAACCACAAcattgttcctttaagagag TTTAAACTTCAGGAGATAATGGAGAACAGAAAAATAGCGCAGAAACACAATGAAGATGTCATTAAAGATCTGAAGAAGGCAATCTCTGAGCAGGAGATGATGATAGAGAAGCAGAAAGCAACAGAGAAACAGGATGAAGATGTCATTAAACATCTGAAGAAGGAGATcactgagctgaagaagagaaatACTGAGCTGGAGATGATGGAGGAGAGGCAGAAAGCAACAGAGAAACAGGATGAAGATGTCATTAAAGATCTGAAGGATGagatcactgaactgaagaagagaaacactgagctgGAGATGGTGAAACAGAAGCAGATAACAGCAAATAGACAGAATGAAGATGTTATTAAAGATCTGAAGGAGGAGATCACTGAACTGGAGAGGAGAAACACTGAGCTAGAGATGGTGAAACAGAAGCAGAAAACGGCAAATAGACAGAATGAAGATGTCATTAAAGATCTGAAGGAGGAGATCACTGAACTggagaagagaaacactgagctgGAGATGGTGAAACAGAAACATATAACAGCAAATAGGCAGAATGAAGATGTTATTAAAGATCTGAAGGAGGagatcactgaactgaagaagagaaacactgagctgGAGATGGTGAAACAGAAGCAGAAAACGGAAAATAGACAGAATGAAGATGTCATTAATGATCTGAAGGAGGagatcactgaactgaagaagagaaacattgaGCTGGAGATGATGAAACAGAAGCAGACAACAGAAGAGAGACTGTATGAAGAAGTCATTAAACATCTGAAGGAGGagatcactgaactgaagaagagaaacactgagctgaagaagagaaacactgagctgGAGATGGTGAAACAGAAGCAGATAACAGCACAGAGACAGAATGAAGATGTTATTAAAGATCTGAAGGAGGAGACcactgaactgaagaagagaaatACTGAACAGCAGCAGAAGATCTCAAACACTGAAGATGATCTCCGCCTCATACAG gaagaaCATCAGAAAGACTTGACTCGTCAGCAGAAGTCTTCATCTGAGCGTTCTTTTAAATTCTGGTTCCTGGTTGTGGGAGTCCTGTTTGTGTTGTCTGCTGGTTTTATTCAGattcacaatcacacacaatgTCCTGAAGCTG aaagtcttcagtcatcaaacacacaaatcactGAACTGAAGCAGAGAAACAATGAGCTGAATTTAGACATACAACGCTGTAAAGCTG aaagtcttcagtcatcaaacacacaaatcactGAACTGAAGCAGAGAAACAATGAGCTGAACTTAGACATACAACGCTGTAAAGCTG AAACATTAGAAAGACTTGAGGCAACAAAAACGGAAATCAGTGAATTGAAGAAGAGACACAATGAGCTGAACTTAGTAATGCAACGCCGTGAAGCTG AAATCACTGaactgaagaagaaaaacaatgagCTGGAATCACAATTGAAATTCTGTAAAGCTG gaCCTTCAGAGAATTTCTCCATGATGCCTCTCCTGATTGTGGCGGTACTTGTCTGGTATATAGTTTCTAAGTGTGGTACTCCGG GAACATCAGAAAGTCTTCAGTCATCAAAAACAGAAAGCGCTAATTTGGAGAGAATCAATGAGCTGGAAACACAATTGGAACGCTGTAAAGCTG AATTGAAGGAGAAGAAGACACTGTGGGGTCTGTTTTAA